The Monodelphis domestica isolate mMonDom1 chromosome 5, mMonDom1.pri, whole genome shotgun sequence DNA segment GATACAAACTGAAACACACTCAAGGACAAATAGCACTGGACTGAGGAGCCTTTGTAAAtattgaaatctctcagacttgtgaatgttaaaaatttccccatcagggaattcttaattggaacaaattccctactgagaaacattccccattttgatgtgagaactcgccaggatcagaaatgggaggacctctactccaaccatacttaagactgctttgggggaggaaactccttgctaaacaatgaaagtacttggatccatgcttatggtggggcaaggagttctttgagccaggcctgtttttagaattgatacaatgggatgctaggtacctaaaagggtcgggcaagttttctcttgatgacattagttgacttagctgtgttttctctagttcagacttactgaggagatttggtcgACTTAgaaggaatttagatgggcagtcctttggaaagggtctacagtgattggtagatgtagagacttaggggaggtgacatgggagaaaaacccctatataagaaaaagcagaatctcttgaggaaatgatccttttggagaaagccttttggaggatctctgatgaggaccgcttgggaagaatctcttgagagaggctctggagaagggaagctcttggaggacaatctctaaggaggtctcgctggagctctctctggtgaagtcagctgagatggagctggcctggtgttactagaatccctgtttagtcagaccttgtggtgagtgttaaaaaaaaaaactgatttctctcttaagactcaggtctaggccatattggcttgaggcccttcatacttattccttttttactctctctctctttctttgattactcattgtattgttaattaaaatctctataaaacccagttgacttgggtatttgaataattgggaatatttccctggcaaccaccttatatttgatttaaaacacaagacactgtagtgaaacatatttctgcggtcaaaatttactcaccctctcttatatctatcacaatttatatcttccaccattttaactcactacagtttaagacctcaaccattttaaatctcacatcttGGATCACCCACATTTCAAATAATTACTTCCTGAGTAAGAACTATCTCATATAGATCTGGTAAAATTATCAGCTCTAGTGAATTATTATTTCCTAGATTCATAGAGCTGACGGGGGATGTCTAGTTTAGACTcttctattttgcagatgaagaagtaGAAATACGGACAGGTTAAGTGATTAAACTTTAACTTTTGGCATTTAATAAGTAGCAGAttttgagatttgaatccagaatttctgactctcattcttgGGATTTTTTCACTACTTgctactctttctttctctttttaaaaaaaacccttaccttccgtcttagaaccaatagacagtggttctaaggcagaacagtaaaagctaggcaatgggggttaagtgactttcccagggctacacagctaagaaatgtctgagttcagatttgaacccaggacctcccatctctgggcctggctctaaatccaccaagctacccagctgctccctagctGCTACTCTCTTAAGGGCAGTGAGGTGATGCAGcagatagagagacaggtctggattcaggaagctccatcttcttgtgttcaaatatggtctcaggcactaacagctgtgtgaccctggataagtaacttcatcccatttgcctcagtttctttgttaaatgatctggagaaggaaatggcaaaccatcttttccaagaaaaactaaaatagggtcatgaagagtcagacacaactacaACAAAAGAACAATCACAACAACAATGAGAAAGTCTTATCACAGATGTCTTCTTGATAGATGGATACTCTAGCTGATCTAACTAGGAAGTGTAATGAGTAGGTTCTATGAACTTCAACACTTTTCTacataacataacaataataacagctagcatttatataagttTGAAGATTTGCAAAAACACTTTTAgtaaatagtatctcatttggtcctcacaacaatcctgggaagtaaatGGTATTATTAACTCCATcttacagatagggaaattgaggcataaaGAGGATAAGTGAGTTTATGAATGAGCTAAAGCTGCTTGTGTAACTCAGTTAATTTAGAATAGCTTGACATCTTTCATGAAAGAGAGCTACTGGTGAAGTTGGCATACTTTTATGCCACTTTCCCCTAGATAAAGAGGTGAGTGGTGATTTCTGAAACAGTTTCCTGGCATTTAAGTGATCATGGATGCTTCCTCAATATAAGGCTGTACCAAATGTTATATTGGAGGCAGCAGAGGAAAATGCATGGATGCAAATATTCTACAAAAGTTTGCAAAGTCACAGTACTGGAATCTGGTCTGAGTTAAGAATCTTATGTGTCTTGACTTGTAACTTTTCTGTATATTAATGTGGCACATTTGGAAGGAGAAACTCGATGTCCCTACATAACCCGCAAGCATAGTATATTGGCTACAGAAAGCCAGCATTGGCTTCAGGGTGACCTGTgttctagtcctgcctctgatgcattctgggtatgtgactctgggccaatTACTTAAGCTCTCAGGGCTCCCAGGCAACTGTCtaatgggatggaatgggatggAAAGGcaaatattaagcacttactctgggccaagtattgtgctaagtgctggcatacaaagaaaagcaagacaaGGCTTGtgctcaagaagctcacattctaattcgAGATGACAACACATGTAAGAGGATTCAGATGTAGGGCAGACAGAAAAGCCGGGTGGTGCTTAGGGTGCTGCAGCAGGACTGATAACAGTGGCTGTCGAACAACTGCCATCCTAATCAACATTCATAGGTCTGGACAAAAACAAGCTGATAATAATTTGCTGCTTTCTCCCTTTAACCCTTCtcttagaacacattgcccaaagATGATGGCCTGaatttgtattgtattttgtACCTAAGCATCACTAAATGGTTTACCTAAGTCAGTGCTAAGTAAACATTTGACCTACCTTTAGGAAAAGCTGCTGCTAATAACACTACCTTTATGCTGTTTTCCCTCTTCGAAGAAATTGTGGGGCTGAAGGAATTAATCCATGCAAGATCAGCAAAACagtttagttttatttctctaaatagtTTCCATATCTTAGGGAGACTTCTAAATACACTTGTGTAGCATCATAGACTGTAAGGACTGGAAGGACTTTAAAGGTCATTCTGtgcaactccttcatttttcaaatgggaaAACAGACTTAGAGAGGTAAAACAATGTTATAAAGATATGGAGTTATGAAGCTATTGAAACAGGAAAATAATAggtaggtttgcaaagcattttataaatatttcatgaggcaactaggtgtctcagtggatagagaaccagacctggtgatgatgggaggtcctgggttcaaatcaagccttggatacttcctagctttatgaccttagacaagtcatttaatcccagttgcctagcccttatgttctgccttggaaccaatacttagcatttattctaagataggaggtaagggtttaaacaagtATTATCTTGTTTTGCCCTCATAACAGCTCTGGGAGGTGagtgctataattatcctcatttttatctATGAAGAAATGGATGCagacagaggataagtgacttgcccagaaattTATAGCTATCTAGTATGTGAGCCTTTGAACTAAGGCATTTCTAATTCTAGGTCCAACactgcaccatttagctgcctatactaaaacccaagtcttttgccTCTCAATGGTGTCTATTGGTGGCTAGAGTTTAGTATTTTGCCTTTATACATTTTGTCTATAGGTCAATTAATTTCAAATCAATAGATTTTTAACCAAGAATCTATTACTTGCAAGGCACTgcggatataaagataaaaatgagtaGTCCATGTCCTCAAGTCACATACATTTTTCTGGCTTTGAGCAAAGATGGCAAATTTTACTTTACTCATAGGCATAATGTGTTATGgaggacagatgaggaaaactcaAGAAAAGCCAAAGAATTTGTCTATCAACAAGCATTCTTAAATAAAACAACATTCATATTAGAAAAACACTTTCAGATTTTCCTGCCTTTGTAATGAGCATTGGGATGGTCTTGATTAACTTTATGTGGGTGCAGATAGGTAGCATAATAGATAAAAGTGCCATCAGGAAGGCTCATCAAGAAGCTGAGTACACATCTGGCCTTAAACagtagctatgttaccctggccaagtcacttaaccctatttgccctagtctcctcatcaataaaatgagccagaggagaagaaaatggcaaatcacactagtatctttgccaagaaaacctaaatggggtcacgaagaattAGGCATGACTGACTAGCAGCAACAGACATTAAACTCTagtctatttttttcctcctggatttAACAACCTCTGAAAGGTCGTTTTTAACTAAACAAgtttcttggttttcttctccacttcatttaATTTAGGACAGTGAGATTGAGTCACAAAAATCTATCAATTACTGATTTTTCCTAAGCCCTGATGCTTCAGACTGACCTATGTACATTAAAGAGTCCCAGATAAAATGCTATATTTTCAAAAATGCCATGGAACAGAAATAGGCCAGATGAGAGGACAGTGCTCTTATCTAACACTGTAGATGtgtgtgtaaccttgggcaattcacttaacctcctcTGGGCTctagtatcttcatctgtaaaatcaagatgGTAGACTGGATGATCTCTGATCCTTTCCAGTTTTGAATACTATGATTATATGATAAATACTTTATTCTTCTGGGGTTTTGTTTCTCATTAGGATTATAGCTTCACTGATTTGAGCTTAATCTGGAAAAAGTTCCTTAAAACTTGAAGGAGGTTCTCTCTCATTGTTAGAGGtatacattttgttttataagcatattaaaaaaacaagcataaaTAAAGTAAGATATTATCAACTTTAATACACTTGGTGTTTAAGGCTAACCAACACTGGAAAGCAGTCATTTCCATGATGGAGATCAAATGTCTTTAACACAGTGTCAACTGTCTGAGCTGCTGGGAAAGACCTATTTGGATGCTATTCTTAGAATATATTCTcatatttttcagtttccttcttaAATGCTAGACAGAGGCACTTTAAGAGTTACAAGCTGCTGCAATTTCAGGTGTACAGGTCAGTGAACTTCAGCAGGCATTGGTGACATGGAAAATAGCAGCCTGGATTAATATgtaaaggaaaattagaaaatcacTAAATCTTTTGAAAGTCATTGGTCTTTCATTGAAGGATTTCCCATTTATGAAAGGTTAGTAGCTGTCTACCGGTAAGTGCAATCCACAGCTTTCAGTTTTTAAGGTAggaaggtatgtgtgtgtgtgtgtgtgtgtgtgtgtgtgtgtgtgtgtgtgtgtgtgtgtagtaaaCGTTTTAAAGAAGAGTTAAATACTTTTAGTTATAATTCATCTCCAAACTGCCATATTTCAAGGTACTATATTACTCATAGGTTCAAAACACCCAGAAAATCAAAACTGTAAATAAAACATGTTTAAAGAGGCTTTAGTAAAATGTATAAAaagtaaaagattaaaaaacatcccctttttttaaacttcctttaAAAAGTGTCTCCAGACTTTCAGTTATTACTTTCTATGGTTCATTTAGCTGGTATGTATTGCACACGCCACAACACATTGGACAGCAAGTCCTGGTAGAAGCTAAGAAATATCCAACCCGGCAAATACATCAGGGTGATAAGCCCCATGAAATTCAGTGGGTAGTGAGAGTAGTCCCAGGAGCAGCCCCCACACATGCGGAGTCCCAGGCCCCAAGACAATTCCCACGTGTAGATGAAGAGAATGTAGATGGGAATCCTCTTACAGGTGCCCCAACCTCGGCTATAGTGTAGGTAGAAGTACAGCTTTTCCACCACGAAGCTGCAGCTGCCATACATAAAGAAGGACCAGAGCGAAGTGTGGCCGTTGATGGTCCCGTCCTCCTGTCCCAGGAGgttaaagaaaaaagtgaaaaagattTCGTCCAGGAAACCATGCATCCCGAAGAAGAGAAAGCGGAGAAGGTCAGGGAGTCCTTGTTTTGGAGCGCCCCCGAACACCCCAGCACCCCGGGGCCGCGGCCGCCCGCTGCTGGGCGTCGCAGTTGTCCCAGGGCCGGATAGAGGAGGGGGGCCGCGCCAGGGTTGCTGTGGCTGCGGACGGCGGTATCGCAAGCGCAGGAACCTCTTGAGAAACACTTGGGAGTAATAGACTGCCAGCAAGTATtggagagccagatccagagtgCCCGGCGCCGCTTCGCCCAACTGCCTCCCCCCGTGGCTTATCAGCAGCAGTGCCTTGCCCACCAAGGTCTGCAACCCCAAGTGGGCCGAGGGGTACAGGAGGAAATTAAAGGCGAAGGTGCTGGGACAGCGGCGCCTCTGCAGGTAGACCTTCTCCAGGGCGAACTGGGTGAGCGAGTGCAGCAGACAGTGGTAGGGAGTGGAGAAACCCAGCATCTTGAGGTCAGGGCTGTGGAGGAAGCCCTGAGCCGAGGAGATGAGCACGTCCAAGGTGATGCCGTGCATCCCGTAGAAGTATAGGCGCATCCAGGCTGGGAGTGCCGAGTCCTCGGCCTCGGGCACCACCGGGGCTTCAGCAGTGGACAGCGCCCCCGGGCAAGCTGCAGTAGCTGGGGCTCCGTACCCTGCTTTCCCAGGCGCCACAGCCTTGCTGCCGGGGACCCCGGCGGGGCCCCAGGCCGGTGCCAGGGGCGCACCGAGCCACTTGGGAGCTCCGACTTCATCCCTGTCGCCAAAGGGCATCAGTTCCGAGGCGCTGCCCGGCCCAGAGCCTCTCTCGCCATCGGGAGAGTGGAGCTTTTGGGCCGAGGCGGGTTGCTCCTGACCGGGTACCGGCCGCTGCCTGCAGAGGTTTAGGCAGAAGCCTTCGTCTCCGCCCTCTGCcgaacctcctcttcctcctcctcctccgcgcCGCTTGTGCGGCGGGAGCTGCTGCATCTCCGGGGCTTACAGTTGGCTCCTCCCGGCGCGGCTTCGCGCTGCCTGCTGCTGCCTAGGCGCACTCCTTCTTCCCTCCGCTCCTCTTTCCAACCCTCGGGGGTGGGGTTGGCTCTGGGCAGCAGTAAATCCTTTCTCCGGTCCAAGGAGCAGGCTCGGGGCAAGGTGCGAGCAGCAGGTTCGGGGCAAGGTCTCCTCTCCCCCGGGCTCACAGTGCGAGGCCTAATGCTGCTGGCAGGTCGGCTGCGGGAGCTCGGCCCAAGTTAATCAGGAGGCGGCGCGCAGGCTGCAGGGAGAAATACAGAGAATTTCACAAACCCTTCAGCTTCAACCCCACAGTCGCTGACACTGGGAGCGTAATGTGAGCTGCTGCTACACACTCCCAAGCGCTTTCTGAGCCTGCCTCACATcccttttcttcatctctcttaCCCCCTCCTCCagccttctcctttcctttaggTTCACATTTCCCTCTGACCCGCCCcagcccctcctccccccacttgCAGCTTCTGAGGTTGTTTGCTAAGAGCTCTGGCATCtggcttcctttccttctcctgccCCTTCATTCTTCCAGTCCTAggtctcccttctctcccctcccccacttcaaGCATTCCCTGGCGGACCCGAAGCAAAGGGTGTTAAGTCACAGGTGATGCCTGAGTGAGGTGTAGACTTCCTAACAGGTGTATATGGCAGGGTGTTTCCTGGAATGAGGGAAACGGGGCCAGGGTATGGTTGGCAGAGATGAATGGCCGAGTGCCATAGACCAAAGCTTTGGGCTGGAGACCAAATTACAGTACCGTATTTGTAATGTACCTTCTGAAAGCCAACTCTGCTCTAGACTAAATGTACCTAGCAAATATGAGCCACCAGTCCTGTCCTACTAGAGGGGCTTATACAGTAGCTTGCCCCTCCCCTGATAACATTTCTGTTATTTGTCAATTCACACTCAACATATCAATTAA contains these protein-coding regions:
- the TMEM229A gene encoding transmembrane protein 229A; this encodes MQQLPPHKRRGGGGGRGGSAEGGDEGFCLNLCRQRPVPGQEQPASAQKLHSPDGERGSGPGSASELMPFGDRDEVGAPKWLGAPLAPAWGPAGVPGSKAVAPGKAGYGAPATAACPGALSTAEAPVVPEAEDSALPAWMRLYFYGMHGITLDVLISSAQGFLHSPDLKMLGFSTPYHCLLHSLTQFALEKVYLQRRRCPSTFAFNFLLYPSAHLGLQTLVGKALLLISHGGRQLGEAAPGTLDLALQYLLAVYYSQVFLKRFLRLRYRRPQPQQPWRGPPPLSGPGTTATPSSGRPRPRGAGVFGGAPKQGLPDLLRFLFFGMHGFLDEIFFTFFFNLLGQEDGTINGHTSLWSFFMYGSCSFVVEKLYFYLHYSRGWGTCKRIPIYILFIYTWELSWGLGLRMCGGCSWDYSHYPLNFMGLITLMYLPGWIFLSFYQDLLSNVLWRVQYIPAK